Proteins encoded together in one Spodoptera frugiperda isolate SF20-4 chromosome 15, AGI-APGP_CSIRO_Sfru_2.0, whole genome shotgun sequence window:
- the LOC118274001 gene encoding tyrosine-protein kinase Drl: protein MRCFVFVLLLPACLAHLNVYLSSAEVWRLLGLTAELFYVRDGQINEYALNFVVPVPATITDLHFTWQSLTRKPLPYTLHVDVTDPQNAMHPPTVNISNEGFVPTEPQTWRVDLPCTHTVAAEVDIIIFLNVSTGSSSSALRFRRKKICLKEAPRPAVRVDSVPHAPTSADIFYAGAGCAGGALLIAAVAAAACRARARKLRRARSDEQDAHAFLPDSSCKSAASYTSYRRPTSLPAAAAEEKARDLQQRIAELTIQRCRVRLRSVAMEGTFGRVYRGTYADEDAREQEVLVKTVAEHASQVQVSLLLQEGCMLYGLHHERVLSVLGVSIEDQTAPFLLYPWNSTWRNLKQFLLACRGVTVGGAAGGAPPPPPLTTQHVVRMALHALDGLLYLHSQHVLHKDIAARNCIVDENLRVMIADNALSRDLFPADYHCLGDNENRPIKWLALEALTKRQFSPAADVWALGVLLWELTTLAHQPYAEVDPFEVAAYLRDGYRLQQPANCPDELFAVMAYCWAMSPDDRPTLPQLQIFLRDFHTQLTRFV from the exons GTTTGACCGCTGAGCTGTTCTACGTCCGAGATGGCCAGATCAACGAGTATGCGCTTAACTTCGTGGTGCCTGTTCCTGCTACCATCACCGACCTGCATTTCACCTGGCAAAGCCTTACTAGGAAACCG TTACCATACACACTACACGTGGACGTAACGGATCCACAGAATGCTATGCACCCGCCTACCGTCAATATATCAAACGAGGGCTTCGTGCCGACAGAGCCACAAACATGGCGAGTGGACTTGCCTTGTACGCACACTGTCGCCGCTGAAGTAGACATCATTATATTCCTGAACGTATCAACGGGTTCCTCTTCGTCTGCATTGCGATTTAGACGGAAGAAAATATGTCTAAAGGAGGCACCGAGACCGGCTGTCAGAGTGGATAGTGTCCCGCACGCGCCTACGTCTGCCGATATATTTTACGCGGGAGCTGGTTGTGCTGGCGGAGCGCTACTTATAGCTGCAGTGGCCGCTGCAGCTTGTCGGGCACGAGCGCGAAAGTTACGACGCGCAAGAAGCGATGAACAAGACGCTCACGCTTTCTTACCAGACTCCTCCTGTAAGTCTGCCGCCAGTTATACCAGCTACCGACGCCCTACCTCACTGCCTGCTGCGGCAGCTGAAGAGAAAGCTAGAGACCTACAGCAAAGAATAGCGGAACTGACGATACAACGGTGCCGAGTGAGATTGCGTTCTGTGGCCATGGAAGGAACCTTTGGACGTGTGTATAGAGGAACCTATGCTGACGAAGATGCAAGAGAACAAGAAGTACTGGTGAAGACTGTTGCTGAACACGCTTCTCAAGTACag GTGTCGCTGCTACTTCAGGAGGGCTGCATGTTATACGGACTTCATCACGAACGGGTATTGTCGGTCTTGGGTGTCAGTATAGAAGACCAAACAGCTCCATTCTTGTTATACCCATGGAACTCGACATGGCGGAACTTGAAGCAGTTCCTTTTGGCCTGTCGTGGAGTGACGGTGGGAGGTGCAGCGGGCGGGGCGCCACCACCGCCGCCTCTGACGACACAACACGTGGTCCGGATGGCTCTGCATGCGCTGGATGGACTACTCTACCTTCATTCTCAGCATGTCTTGCATAAAGACATCGCTGCTAGGAATTGCAT AGTTGACGAAAATCTCCGAGTGATGATTGCGGACAACGCTCTGTCAAGAGACTTATTCCCTGCTGACTACCATTGTCTCGGTGACAATGAGAACAGGCCAATCAAATGGTTGGCACTAGAAGCTCTAACGAAGAGACAGTTCAGCCCAGCTGCTGATGTTTGGGCTCTAGGAGTATTACTATGGGAGCTGACGACGTTAGCGCATCAGCCTTATGCTGAGGTGGATCCCTTCGAAGTAGCTGCCTATTTAAGGGACGGCTACCGGTTACAGCAGCCAGCCAACTGCCCAGATGAATT attcGCGGTGATGGCGTACTGTTGGGCGATGTCGCCCGACGACCGGCCGACGTTGCCGCAGCTTCAGATCTTCCTGCGGGACTTCCACACGCAACTCACGAGATTCGTGTAA